A section of the Bacillus pumilus genome encodes:
- a CDS encoding YpoC family protein, with translation MSGVVVFSSYVEKLKGKKIELKGERMDILREHPLAYDLSSERLTDELPWQKTEEFVPVMFELWNELKEKMLPRFETRKSRCEEDDMLQGIVSMIAVFYWIKGERIQTLEWEHIKQETFPVAPINWTERLEFILLKPTQYHCFIQLDELYTELKKQYGKYEALKKIRQKR, from the coding sequence ATGAGCGGGGTCGTTGTTTTTTCCTCATATGTCGAAAAACTAAAAGGGAAAAAGATAGAGTTGAAAGGTGAGCGAATGGACATCCTTAGAGAGCATCCACTCGCATATGATCTATCATCAGAACGTTTAACAGATGAGCTTCCATGGCAGAAAACAGAAGAATTTGTTCCTGTGATGTTCGAACTATGGAATGAATTAAAAGAAAAAATGCTTCCTCGTTTTGAAACAAGAAAGTCTCGGTGTGAAGAAGATGATATGCTGCAAGGGATTGTCAGTATGATTGCGGTGTTTTACTGGATCAAAGGGGAGAGAATTCAAACGCTTGAATGGGAACATATTAAGCAAGAGACATTTCCCGTTGCCCCTATTAATTGGACAGAACGTTTAGAGTTCATTCTGCTAAAACCAACTCAATATCACTGCTTTATTCAACTAGACGAGCTATACACAGAACTAAAAAAGCAGTATGGAAAATATGAAGCACTTAAAAAGATTAGACAAAAGCGTTAA
- the nth gene encoding endonuclease III, with the protein MLSKKQINECLDIIGDMFPEAECELVHSNPFELVIAVALSAQCTDVLVNKVTKTLFQKYKTPEDYLSVPLEELQQDIRSIGLYRNKAKNIQKLSKMLIEEYGGEVPKDRDELVKLPGVGRKTANVVVSVAFGVPAIAVDTHVERVSKRLGICRWKDSVLEVEQTLMKKVPEEDWSVTHHRLIFFGRYHCKAQRPQCESCPLLDMCREGQKRLKKGLVKLA; encoded by the coding sequence ATGTTATCAAAAAAACAAATCAATGAATGTTTAGATATTATAGGAGATATGTTTCCAGAAGCTGAGTGTGAGCTAGTTCATTCCAATCCATTTGAACTTGTGATCGCTGTGGCACTCTCAGCGCAGTGTACAGACGTGCTCGTCAACAAAGTGACCAAAACGTTATTTCAAAAATATAAAACACCAGAAGACTATTTAAGTGTACCACTTGAAGAATTGCAGCAAGATATTCGTTCGATTGGTCTTTATCGAAATAAAGCCAAAAATATTCAAAAGTTGAGCAAAATGCTAATTGAAGAATATGGCGGGGAAGTGCCTAAGGATCGGGATGAGCTTGTGAAGCTTCCTGGGGTGGGCCGAAAAACAGCAAATGTTGTCGTTTCGGTCGCTTTTGGGGTGCCAGCAATTGCAGTCGATACACATGTAGAACGTGTCAGCAAGCGACTTGGAATCTGCCGCTGGAAGGATTCTGTTCTCGAAGTAGAACAAACCTTAATGAAGAAGGTACCAGAAGAAGATTGGTCTGTGACGCATCACCGCCTCATCTTTTTTGGCAGATATCACTGCAAGGCCCAGCGTCCGCAGTGCGAATCTTGTCCACTTCTTGATATGTGTAGAGAAGGGCAGAAGAGGCTGAAAAAAGGGTTGGTGAAGCTGGCATGA
- a CDS encoding DnaD domain-containing protein, giving the protein MNRQQFINMQQMGSTSLPNLLIAHYEQLGLNESQMMVMLKIKMNEEQGVFFQTFEELSHGMTISAEECAYMVQHLIQKGFISIQPFEDGSGIQHDRYSVEPLWGVLYDFLEAKQAKEGQKLHVQAEKSLYALFEDEFGRPLSPLEGETLSIWMDQDHHDAEMIRLALREAVLSGKLNFRYIDRILFEWKKKGLKTAEEAKEHSQHFRSQQKAPPSKEEASTYKRQVPFYNWLEQ; this is encoded by the coding sequence ATGAATAGGCAGCAATTTATTAATATGCAGCAAATGGGGTCGACCAGTTTGCCTAATTTGCTGATTGCTCATTATGAGCAGTTAGGACTGAATGAATCACAAATGATGGTGATGCTTAAGATTAAAATGAATGAAGAACAAGGTGTGTTCTTTCAAACATTTGAAGAGCTTTCCCATGGGATGACCATTTCAGCTGAAGAGTGTGCGTATATGGTTCAGCATTTAATTCAAAAAGGATTTATTTCGATTCAGCCGTTTGAGGACGGGTCTGGTATTCAGCATGACCGTTACTCAGTTGAGCCATTATGGGGCGTGTTGTATGACTTTTTAGAGGCAAAACAAGCGAAGGAAGGTCAAAAACTCCATGTACAAGCTGAAAAGTCTTTATATGCTTTATTTGAAGATGAATTTGGCAGACCGCTTTCTCCTCTTGAAGGAGAAACACTCTCCATCTGGATGGATCAAGACCATCATGATGCTGAAATGATCCGCCTAGCATTAAGAGAAGCGGTGTTATCAGGAAAATTAAATTTCCGTTATATCGACCGAATTCTGTTTGAGTGGAAAAAGAAAGGGCTGAAAACAGCGGAAGAAGCAAAAGAGCATAGCCAGCATTTCCGTTCTCAGCAAAAAGCGCCACCTTCAAAAGAAGAGGCGTCAACATATAAGCGACAAGTTCCTTTTTATAATTGGCTGGAACAATAA
- the asnS gene encoding asparagine--tRNA ligase, producing the protein MKTTINQVFKHVDEDVTIGAWIANKRSSGKIAFLQLRDGTGFIQGVVVKAEVEEEVFKLAKSVTQETSVYVTGQVTKDERSPLGFELQVKSIEVIHEATDYPITPKEHGTEFLMDHRHLWLRSKKQHAIMKIRNEIIRATYEFFHQEGFVKVDPPILTGSAPEGTTELFATKYFDEDAYLSQSGQLYMEAAAMALGKVFSFGPTFRAEKSKTKRHLIEFWMIEPEMAFVEFNENLEYQENYVTHVVQSVLENCKVELHTLGRDTAKLENIKAPFPRITYDEAIKFLQEKGFDDIEWGDDFGAPHETAIAESYDKPVFITHYPTSLKPFYMQPAPDRDDVVLCADLIAPEGYGEIIGGSERVHDLELLEARLKEHGLDQETYKWYTELRQYGSVPHSGFGLGLERTVAWISGAPHVRETIPFPRLLNRLYP; encoded by the coding sequence TTGAAAACAACGATTAATCAAGTGTTCAAACATGTCGATGAAGATGTAACCATCGGCGCATGGATTGCCAATAAACGTTCAAGCGGTAAAATTGCATTCTTGCAGTTGCGTGACGGGACAGGCTTTATTCAAGGAGTCGTAGTAAAAGCAGAAGTAGAAGAGGAAGTCTTTAAGCTTGCAAAATCAGTCACTCAAGAAACATCTGTCTATGTGACAGGACAAGTAACAAAAGACGAGCGTTCACCTCTTGGTTTTGAATTGCAAGTGAAATCCATTGAAGTGATTCATGAAGCAACTGACTACCCGATTACACCAAAAGAGCATGGAACAGAATTCTTAATGGATCACCGTCATTTATGGCTTCGTTCTAAAAAGCAGCATGCCATTATGAAAATTCGTAACGAAATCATTCGTGCTACATATGAATTCTTCCATCAAGAAGGCTTCGTGAAAGTAGATCCGCCAATTTTAACTGGAAGTGCACCTGAGGGCACAACGGAGCTGTTTGCGACGAAATATTTTGATGAAGACGCATACCTTTCTCAAAGTGGACAGCTTTACATGGAAGCTGCTGCTATGGCACTTGGGAAAGTATTTTCTTTCGGTCCAACATTTAGAGCTGAAAAATCTAAAACAAAACGCCATTTAATTGAGTTTTGGATGATCGAGCCTGAGATGGCTTTTGTCGAATTTAATGAAAACCTTGAGTATCAAGAAAACTATGTAACTCATGTGGTTCAAAGTGTACTTGAAAACTGTAAAGTGGAACTGCATACACTTGGCCGTGATACAGCAAAACTAGAAAATATCAAAGCACCATTCCCGCGTATCACTTACGATGAAGCCATTAAATTCTTGCAAGAAAAAGGATTTGACGATATTGAATGGGGAGATGACTTCGGCGCGCCTCACGAAACAGCGATCGCTGAAAGCTACGATAAACCAGTGTTTATCACTCACTACCCAACATCATTAAAACCATTTTACATGCAGCCTGCACCAGATCGTGATGATGTCGTTCTTTGTGCAGACTTGATTGCTCCAGAAGGCTATGGAGAGATCATTGGCGGTTCTGAGCGTGTTCATGATCTAGAGCTTCTAGAAGCAAGATTGAAAGAACATGGACTAGATCAAGAAACTTACAAATGGTACACAGAATTAAGACAATATGGTTCTGTCCCGCATTCAGGTTTCGGTCTTGGACTTGAACGTACAGTTGCTTGGATTAGTGGAGCGCCGCATGTGCGTGAAACCATTCCTTTCCCAAGATTATTAAACCGTTTATATCCTTAA
- the tseB gene encoding cell wall elongation/penicillin-binding protein regulator TseB codes for MKKIVWIISSVVAFVLLIGIISFTWIYQIAMGQKEQGHETAIERAKKQADIVQVEQVETFVGKEKQFIVEGKNKQNETTYVWVPASKKEKVIAKRAKDGVTSNQAVQAVQKENTVSKLKDVQLAREGDVLLWEVTYLNENNQYSFSYVDFSTGHVEKNVTP; via the coding sequence ATGAAAAAAATAGTTTGGATCATCTCATCCGTTGTGGCTTTTGTTTTGCTTATTGGCATCATCAGCTTTACATGGATTTATCAGATTGCCATGGGGCAAAAAGAACAAGGTCATGAAACGGCGATTGAACGAGCGAAAAAACAAGCAGACATCGTACAAGTGGAGCAAGTAGAAACCTTTGTCGGAAAAGAAAAACAATTTATTGTGGAAGGGAAAAACAAACAAAATGAAACAACCTATGTTTGGGTACCTGCCAGCAAAAAAGAAAAAGTGATCGCAAAAAGGGCAAAAGATGGTGTAACCTCAAATCAAGCAGTACAAGCTGTTCAAAAGGAGAACACGGTCTCTAAGCTAAAGGACGTTCAATTAGCAAGAGAAGGTGATGTACTCCTTTGGGAAGTGACGTACTTAAATGAAAACAATCAATACAGCTTTAGCTATGTCGATTTCTCGACAGGACACGTAGAAAAAAATGTAACACCATAG
- a CDS encoding YpmA family protein: protein MESKIEVLSTVHIKHSEDLYKIVDLLNRTLKREDLMFGLALDQEDQNQAIFTIYRT, encoded by the coding sequence GTGGAAAGTAAAATAGAGGTACTTTCAACTGTTCACATTAAGCATTCAGAGGACCTGTATAAAATTGTTGACTTATTGAACAGAACGCTTAAAAGAGAAGATCTCATGTTTGGACTTGCATTAGATCAAGAAGATCAAAATCAAGCGATATTTACAATATATCGCACATAG
- the dinG gene encoding ATP-dependent DNA helicase DinG, whose amino-acid sequence MADQRFVVVDIETTGNSPKKGDKIIQIAAVVIENGQIVERYSKYVNPGKPIPGFIEQLTGIQQHMVDDAVFFEDIAQEVYDLIQGAYFVAHNVHFDLNFLNDELKACGKNELDVLAIDTVEISRILYPELEGYKLTELSEELMLPHDHPHRADSDAEVTAMLFLTLLHQLTHTPQNVLKQLRRLSSYLLSDIGLLIQQLETSDASRENSLVEVGSFAVKDVTNSEKDTTNSVGEDDEQLFEEIKKKLPQTVEGYEVREGQLKMMNKVRDVFHERAYALIEAAPGIGKTLAYLIPAALEAKKSGKPVIISTYSILLQQQMLQRDMPILNQLLPFEPAACVFKGRAHYICLDKFEHVLHEEDDNYDVVLTKAQILMWLLVTETGDLSELNLPSGAANIKDRISCVHMPFTSKKRRFKEYCFYERAKRRAKTADLILTNHRLLLSQTEASSIFQHADVYVIDEAHQFEKTANETLGDSASYIQLHAKLTQLGSLQGGLLKKLKKRFHASGLQTDTFIEMDEYLHQLQMESDAFFSTVHSFVKRTKPKADINRLIHRVRHQSKHAQWKRIKETASKLCSLLIACEKLYEQQKSELLQKSDQLTEHFAFEAEEYDQVMSFMQTFCSTLYRFIFEPKNDETVWIEIDAKGAKNAVFMHAQPLDTGELLADRFFMNKKSVVLTSGTLTINGRFDYCLERFGLQDFYPHLVQIESPFELEKQLKVIVPADMPPITNRDERDYVKQSVRYIKLMEKQHQAKILVLFNSHEMLKAVYDELKTEGMQAALFAQGLTGGSPVKLTKMFKLAKHAILLGTGSFWEGVDFPGSELTTVIMARLPFRPPDSPLIEAKCDAAKKQGKNSFKAVALPEAVLTFKQGAGRLLRSEKDIGTLLILDRRVKTASYGKLFLESLPHAPVHEMTRESLEAYIEELNNEKPLS is encoded by the coding sequence ATGGCCGATCAAAGGTTTGTTGTCGTTGATATTGAAACCACCGGGAATTCACCCAAAAAGGGTGATAAAATCATTCAAATTGCTGCGGTGGTCATTGAAAATGGACAAATTGTCGAACGGTATTCAAAATATGTGAACCCGGGAAAACCGATCCCAGGATTTATTGAACAGCTGACAGGCATTCAGCAGCATATGGTTGACGATGCGGTGTTTTTTGAGGATATTGCCCAAGAGGTGTATGATCTCATTCAAGGCGCTTATTTTGTTGCGCACAATGTTCATTTTGACTTGAATTTTTTAAATGATGAACTAAAAGCATGCGGGAAAAATGAGCTAGATGTGCTAGCGATTGATACAGTTGAAATTTCTAGAATTCTTTATCCAGAGCTTGAAGGCTATAAGCTCACTGAACTAAGCGAAGAGCTCATGCTTCCACATGACCACCCGCACAGGGCGGATAGTGATGCGGAAGTTACTGCTATGTTATTTTTAACCTTACTCCATCAATTAACGCATACACCGCAAAATGTGCTAAAGCAGCTGCGTAGATTATCCTCTTATCTTTTAAGTGATATAGGACTTTTAATCCAGCAGCTTGAAACGAGTGATGCTAGCCGCGAAAATTCATTGGTAGAAGTCGGCTCTTTTGCTGTTAAAGATGTCACCAATTCTGAAAAGGATACGACAAATTCAGTAGGGGAAGACGATGAACAGCTGTTTGAGGAGATCAAAAAGAAGCTGCCCCAAACAGTGGAAGGCTATGAAGTAAGAGAAGGACAGCTCAAGATGATGAATAAAGTGAGAGATGTGTTTCATGAAAGAGCTTATGCTTTAATTGAAGCGGCACCAGGTATCGGAAAAACGCTCGCATACCTCATACCAGCTGCATTAGAAGCAAAGAAATCAGGAAAACCTGTTATTATTAGTACATATTCCATTCTTTTGCAGCAGCAAATGCTTCAGCGCGATATGCCGATTTTAAATCAATTGCTCCCATTTGAACCAGCAGCCTGTGTATTTAAAGGTCGGGCGCATTATATTTGCTTAGATAAGTTTGAGCATGTACTGCATGAGGAAGATGATAACTATGATGTGGTCTTAACGAAGGCGCAAATATTAATGTGGCTCCTTGTAACAGAAACGGGTGATTTATCTGAGCTAAATTTACCGTCGGGAGCTGCCAATATAAAAGACCGAATTTCGTGCGTGCACATGCCGTTTACATCGAAAAAGCGCCGGTTTAAAGAATACTGCTTTTATGAGCGTGCGAAAAGAAGGGCCAAAACAGCTGATTTAATTTTAACAAATCATCGCCTGCTCTTATCACAAACGGAGGCATCATCTATCTTTCAGCATGCAGACGTATATGTGATTGACGAGGCTCACCAATTTGAGAAAACAGCCAATGAAACGCTAGGGGATAGCGCGTCGTATATCCAGCTTCATGCGAAATTAACGCAGCTTGGCTCCTTACAGGGCGGTTTGTTAAAGAAGCTGAAAAAAAGATTTCACGCTTCCGGCTTACAGACGGACACCTTTATCGAAATGGATGAGTATCTTCATCAGCTTCAAATGGAAAGTGACGCCTTTTTTAGTACCGTCCATTCTTTTGTCAAAAGGACAAAACCAAAAGCAGACATCAATCGTCTCATTCATAGAGTACGTCATCAGTCGAAGCATGCGCAGTGGAAACGGATTAAAGAGACGGCAAGTAAGCTTTGTTCCTTGTTAATTGCTTGTGAAAAGCTGTATGAACAGCAAAAAAGCGAGCTTCTTCAAAAAAGTGATCAACTGACAGAACACTTTGCGTTTGAAGCAGAGGAATACGATCAAGTGATGTCGTTTATGCAAACATTTTGCAGTACGCTGTACCGGTTCATTTTTGAACCGAAAAACGATGAAACGGTTTGGATTGAGATTGATGCAAAGGGTGCCAAAAACGCTGTCTTTATGCATGCACAGCCGCTAGATACTGGAGAGCTTTTAGCAGATCGCTTTTTTATGAACAAAAAAAGTGTTGTTCTCACATCAGGGACACTGACAATCAATGGTCGCTTTGATTATTGCTTAGAACGATTTGGTCTGCAGGACTTTTATCCGCATCTTGTACAGATTGAATCACCGTTTGAACTTGAAAAACAGCTCAAGGTGATTGTGCCAGCTGATATGCCGCCGATTACGAACCGTGATGAGCGCGACTATGTAAAGCAATCAGTACGGTACATTAAGTTGATGGAAAAGCAGCACCAGGCGAAGATATTGGTGTTGTTTAATTCACATGAGATGTTAAAAGCAGTATATGATGAACTGAAAACAGAAGGGATGCAAGCTGCCCTTTTTGCTCAAGGTTTGACGGGTGGTAGTCCTGTTAAATTAACGAAGATGTTTAAATTAGCAAAACATGCGATTTTACTTGGTACGGGTAGTTTTTGGGAAGGTGTCGATTTTCCTGGATCAGAGCTGACAACAGTCATTATGGCACGTCTTCCGTTTCGACCGCCTGATTCACCGCTTATTGAAGCAAAATGTGATGCCGCTAAAAAACAGGGCAAAAATTCGTTTAAAGCCGTTGCTCTCCCAGAAGCTGTGTTAACCTTTAAACAAGGTGCAGGCCGCTTGCTACGCTCTGAAAAAGACATAGGCACATTGCTCATTTTAGACCGCCGAGTGAAAACCGCGTCATATGGAAAGCTATTTTTAGAATCACTCCCTCACGCGCCGGTTCACGAGATGACAAGAGAATCACTTGAGGCGTATATAGAGGAGCTCAACAACGAAAAGCCGCTGTCATAA
- the panD gene encoding aspartate 1-decarboxylase, producing the protein MYRTFMTSKLHKATVTEANLHYVGSITIDEDLLDAAGMMANEKVQIVNNHNGARLETYIIPGERKSGVICLNGAAARLVQPGDEVIIIAYGMLSEEEAKTHTPKVVVLNKENQIEQMIGQEPARTIL; encoded by the coding sequence ATGTATAGAACCTTTATGACTTCTAAACTTCATAAAGCGACGGTAACAGAAGCAAACTTACATTATGTTGGAAGTATCACCATTGACGAAGATTTACTTGATGCGGCAGGTATGATGGCAAATGAGAAAGTACAGATTGTCAACAATCACAATGGCGCGAGACTTGAAACATATATTATTCCGGGTGAAAGAAAGAGCGGGGTCATTTGTCTAAATGGCGCAGCAGCAAGATTGGTTCAGCCGGGTGATGAAGTGATTATTATCGCTTATGGAATGCTCTCAGAAGAAGAAGCAAAGACGCATACACCAAAAGTGGTCGTGTTAAATAAAGAAAATCAAATTGAACAAATGATTGGGCAAGAGCCTGCGAGAACGATTTTATAA
- the panC gene encoding pantoate--beta-alanine ligase: MNVVTHIHELKELIKQHQEKQHSIGFVPTMGFLHEGHLTLAKEARDQNDLVVMSIFVNPLQFGPNEDFESYPRDMERDQRLAKEAGVDILFTPDVKEMYANEPSITMTVRKRTDVLCGKKRPGHFDGVVTVLTKLFHLVAPTNVYFGLKDAQQVAVIDAMIKDFFFDLHLVSVPTVREEDGLAKSSRNVYLSDKERQEAPALYRALKKGQSAIENGERDVSRIYQLVEEDILQTSGEIDYIEIYSYPELEPLKQLAGQVIIAIAVKFSRARLIDNVIFHVPESGEKHV; encoded by the coding sequence ATGAACGTTGTCACCCATATTCACGAGTTGAAGGAATTGATTAAGCAACATCAAGAAAAGCAGCATTCCATTGGCTTTGTCCCAACGATGGGCTTTCTTCATGAAGGACATTTGACGCTTGCGAAAGAAGCAAGGGATCAAAATGACCTTGTAGTCATGAGCATCTTTGTCAATCCTCTGCAATTTGGACCGAACGAAGACTTTGAATCCTATCCACGGGATATGGAAAGAGATCAGCGCCTTGCAAAAGAAGCAGGAGTAGATATTTTATTTACACCTGATGTGAAAGAAATGTATGCAAATGAACCATCGATCACGATGACGGTTCGAAAGCGGACGGATGTCTTATGCGGGAAAAAACGTCCGGGACATTTCGACGGTGTTGTTACGGTGCTTACAAAGCTATTTCATCTTGTAGCACCAACAAATGTATACTTTGGTCTAAAGGATGCACAGCAAGTCGCTGTGATCGACGCGATGATCAAGGATTTCTTCTTTGATCTTCACCTTGTCTCAGTACCGACAGTTAGAGAAGAAGACGGTTTAGCGAAAAGTTCAAGAAATGTGTACTTGTCTGATAAAGAAAGACAAGAAGCACCTGCTTTGTACCGCGCACTGAAAAAAGGACAGTCAGCGATTGAAAATGGTGAACGTGACGTCAGTCGCATTTATCAGTTGGTAGAAGAGGATATTCTTCAAACAAGCGGGGAAATTGATTATATTGAAATTTACTCCTATCCAGAGCTTGAGCCGCTTAAGCAGTTAGCAGGTCAGGTCATCATTGCGATTGCGGTGAAATTCTCACGGGCAAGACTGATTGATAATGTCATATTCCATGTTCCTGAAAGCGGTGAAAAGCATGTATAG
- the panB gene encoding 3-methyl-2-oxobutanoate hydroxymethyltransferase: MKTKLDFFKMKEQNEPIVMLTAYDYPSAKQAEKAEVDMILVGDSLGMVVLGLDSTIQVTIDDMIHHTKAVKRGAKDTFIVTDMPFMSYHYSLAETLKNAARIMQESGADALKLEGGDGVFESIQALTRGGIPVVSHLGLTPQSVGVLGGYKVQGKDHESAQKLIEDSLKCEEAGAIALVLECVPGELTKRITDMLKIPVIGIGAGAEADGQVLVYHDVVGYGVSRTPKFVKQYAQIDTLLEEALIQYTKEVKAHTFPEDKHTFHIKEEVLDGLYGGIKK, encoded by the coding sequence ATGAAGACAAAGCTAGATTTTTTCAAAATGAAAGAACAAAACGAACCAATTGTGATGCTGACAGCATACGACTATCCATCTGCAAAGCAAGCAGAAAAAGCGGAAGTCGACATGATCTTAGTGGGTGATTCACTTGGGATGGTTGTACTTGGACTCGATTCGACAATACAAGTCACGATCGATGACATGATCCATCACACAAAAGCAGTGAAAAGGGGCGCAAAAGACACATTTATTGTGACAGATATGCCATTTATGTCTTATCATTATTCATTAGCAGAAACATTAAAAAACGCAGCACGCATCATGCAAGAAAGCGGTGCGGATGCCTTAAAGCTAGAAGGCGGAGATGGTGTATTTGAATCCATTCAAGCTCTCACAAGAGGCGGGATTCCTGTCGTCAGTCATTTAGGCCTTACACCTCAGTCAGTTGGAGTACTTGGCGGTTATAAAGTGCAAGGAAAAGACCACGAAAGTGCGCAGAAATTGATTGAAGACAGCTTGAAATGTGAGGAAGCTGGTGCGATTGCACTTGTCCTTGAATGCGTACCTGGTGAACTGACAAAACGAATTACCGACATGCTGAAGATTCCTGTGATCGGGATTGGTGCAGGGGCTGAGGCAGACGGACAAGTTCTTGTTTACCATGATGTGGTAGGATACGGGGTGTCTAGAACACCTAAGTTTGTGAAACAATACGCGCAAATTGATACATTATTAGAAGAAGCGCTTATTCAATATACGAAAGAAGTAAAAGCACACACATTTCCAGAAGACAAGCATACATTTCATATCAAAGAAGAAGTCCTTGATGGTTTATATGGGGGGATCAAAAAATGA
- a CDS encoding biotin--[acetyl-CoA-carboxylase] ligase, whose product MRSAIRKRLIELFTASSQDFVSSQQICDELGCSRTAVWKHMEDLRKEGYEVEAVRRKGYRLLRKPDKISEDEILFGLDTESFGRHIYFQKEVASTQLIAHDLVNEGAPHGTLVVSDHQTNGKGRLQRAWHSPNGTGIWMSLILRPEIPLHKAPQMTLLASVAIAEAIKDQTGLGPSIKWPNDILLNGKKVVGILTELKAEADQVHAVIIGPGINVNQTAVDFPDELKNIATSLRMELNEKVDRAALIQQIMSNFEKRYADYIKHGFAPIKQLWESYAMTIGQHIVARTVNGQYTGKALGINEEGVLLLETEEGIQKIYSADIEIKST is encoded by the coding sequence ATGCGATCAGCAATTAGAAAACGATTAATTGAACTATTTACAGCATCTAGTCAGGACTTTGTCTCGAGTCAGCAAATATGTGATGAGCTTGGTTGTTCTCGAACAGCTGTTTGGAAACATATGGAGGACTTGAGAAAAGAGGGTTATGAAGTAGAAGCCGTCAGAAGAAAGGGTTATCGTCTGCTTCGTAAACCGGACAAAATTAGTGAGGACGAAATTCTATTTGGTCTAGACACAGAGAGTTTTGGCAGACACATATATTTTCAGAAAGAAGTTGCATCCACCCAGCTGATTGCCCATGATCTTGTAAATGAAGGTGCGCCCCACGGCACGCTCGTTGTCAGTGATCACCAGACAAACGGGAAAGGCCGCCTTCAACGGGCGTGGCATTCACCAAATGGGACAGGCATCTGGATGAGTCTCATTCTACGACCTGAAATTCCTCTGCATAAAGCGCCGCAGATGACGCTTTTGGCATCTGTCGCCATCGCAGAAGCCATTAAAGACCAAACAGGACTCGGACCTTCGATTAAATGGCCAAATGATATTTTATTAAATGGCAAAAAAGTCGTTGGCATTTTGACTGAATTAAAAGCAGAGGCGGACCAGGTTCATGCGGTGATTATTGGACCGGGCATTAATGTGAACCAAACGGCTGTTGATTTTCCTGATGAACTAAAGAATATCGCCACGAGCCTGCGAATGGAACTGAATGAAAAAGTGGACCGTGCTGCGCTCATCCAACAGATCATGTCCAATTTTGAAAAAAGATATGCTGATTATATAAAGCATGGATTTGCGCCCATTAAACAATTATGGGAATCGTATGCGATGACAATCGGTCAGCATATTGTGGCCCGCACCGTCAATGGGCAATACACTGGAAAAGCGCTCGGAATCAATGAAGAAGGTGTATTATTGCTTGAAACGGAGGAAGGGATCCAAAAAATCTACTCCGCAGACATCGAGATCAAGTCAACTTAA